Within Raphanus sativus cultivar WK10039 unplaced genomic scaffold, ASM80110v3 Scaffold2960, whole genome shotgun sequence, the genomic segment ACTCATCCTTTTCCAAGGCCAGAGTAGCGTCCAAACATCTCTTAACTTTCAAGTTAGTCTCCCCATCTAAGTTCATCGTCTCCACATAACATATCCCATCGTCGTAGCTACTCGAAAGCAAGAGCAAATCAGCAGGAAAGAACTCATCTTTATCAACTCTCACAACATCCCCGACACGGATCTTCCTCCACGCCCTACGACCAAACTCCCCACTCCCTAAATGAACACAAGCCTTCCTCGAGTTCACCTCCACGTCCTGCATAAACCTCCTCCAATCCTCTAACGCCTCTTTCCCCATGCTAAGCCCGACGACGAACACCAAGGGGGCGATCATGCTCCACTTGTTGAAAGGGGAGAGAGGGAAGACGGAGAGGATGGCGGCGACGAGGAAGTAGAAGTTGGCGACGCGGTGGAACTGCTCGTAGAGGCATTTGGGGAGGAAAGTGAGCATGTTGTAGCGAGTGGTGGAGACGTAGTTTGATCTGTACCTGAGGAGCTTGGTGGTTAGGTGGAGGTGAGGGTTGTTGCAGTGGACGATGCGGGTGTAGCCTGGTCCGTTGATGACGTGGGGGCATTGATCGTCGAGTGTTTTGGGCCTCAGGCATCTGAACGTGTAGAAATGGCTTTTCTTGATTCTTGACCTAATTCTACTACGACGATGAGCCATTtggattttgattaaaataaaataaaaaagaataatttgaacctcctcctcctcctcaatgTAGCCCTAGGTACTGTGTCAGATTCAAAGGAAACGATGAAAACATGTTAGATTCAATCAATCTGAAATTAGGTTGTTCAATTTTGCCCTAGATGATGACAATCAGCGAATATATAATCAGATAAACTTGGGAGGCAAGGCAAGAGATGGAGATCACGTGAGCCTCACGgcgtatatatagagagagatatGGAGATCGGAGGAATCCTCCGTCGCGGCGAGATTTACCTGAAATATCGGGGAGGCTCGTTCATGATCAACACGAAGAAAAcgcgtgttttttttttttattcacctAATCGTATATGCGAGATGAGGAACGAAACGAGAGACAGAGAGATGGAAAAATTGGgagggagaaggagaaggagatggCTGGGGCTCCTCtcgttttctctctctctctctctaaagacGGTGAATGTctttctgtctctctctctcttatcctCCTTCACTCTCACGCACTGCAAACTCAAAAACCAACGCCAGCAAGTTTCTGTTTCCTTTTTGTTCTtaccctctctctctttccttagcttcctatttttttaaattaattattagcatttattttatttatatttttttagctaataaagttaatttttttattaatttacatatttagttAGATTCATTGTAGTCAGCACTGAAATAAAAGGTAGAGGATACTCTTTTGATTACTGCATATATCATGTAGTAATCTATTTACATAAAGCAATTTTCTCTACTCAGCACTAAGGtaaagaacaaaacttagcttcacctCCTAAtgtgaacctctacattcatccaccaataggaattagttaattgagatttgatatctcttaaaaaaggaaatcaagtactaagaatttaatgaaataaaattatatttttagataaataaaaaatagtaacaattatcaaaaatatttttttttaatattgataaatccgccagaaaatactaaaccctaaaccctaaattctaaaccctaaaccttaaactttaaatactaaaccctaaacccttgggaaaagcctgaacccttggaaaaatcctataccctaaacccttaaatttaaaccaaaccttaaatcataaactaaatcctaatccctaaaccctaaatcataacccctaatactaaaccctaaatcctaaattctaaaatggtttatggtttaggattaagggtttatgatttaatatttgtcaaagagtttagggtttaggatttcgtgtttagaatttaggatttaatattatggtttatgattaagggtttatggtttagggtttaagattaacgatttagggtataggatttgcctaagggttcaggcttttccAAGTGTTTAGGgcttagtatttagaatttagggtttaggatttagtattttctgacggatttatcaatattaaaaagaaaaaattataattgctactattttttatttatctaaaaacataattttattttattaaatttttattacttggtttctttttttaaaagatatcaaatctcaattaactaattcctattggtgggtgaatgtagaggttcagtttagggggtgaagctaagttttgttctaaGGTAAAAGGTAAAGAATATTCGTTCCATTAGTACAAATCATTAGgtatacttgttttttttttttttttttaagtatactTGATGATTCGTTTACCTTGAACGAACGAGTGATAAATTTTTGGACTTGTATTTGACTTATCATAAACAAGTACTTCTTATTcaaaatatactagattttgacccgcacgcccgtgcgggtgtattttctataaaatatgttgttatcTATTTtccatgtcaatattagagttgcaagaaaatccgaatccaaaaaatcgaaccgatcccgatccaaaaagaagtaccaaacccgaatcaaaattgattaaatatctaaattaatcaaaattttggaatttagagaactgaaaccgaatccgattcgaatcaaaatatttcggatacccaaacatattcgaaatagatttatatacttatatatattttagatttaatgtatttaaaaaccTCCAGAATATATctgatacttttaagttggtttaaataattgataatatatataaatagtcatatgtaaatatctaaaatcgtTAAAGTATAATCTACTTGATAAGAAAAGTGAAATTGACTAAGTACAATTAATAGCTATATATGTGGAGATACgttttttagtttaaaagtgaaaatattaaCTCACAGATTTGATTTGATATGGTGTTAATTAATTCAGTGGCATAGGTATGTAATTTTTGAGGAAAACTaaggattattttatttttgtacttcagttttaatagattagattatttGCAAGTTAATTACCTTGTTCGAGTACTTCCTACTTATAAGTACTTATgaattatttggatatatttccAATTTTGTAAGAAGTAATCTATTTGCATAAACCAACTTTCTCTATTCAGCACTGAGATAAAAGGTAAAGAATATTCCTTCGATTAATACAAATTATTAGGGGTTAGTGCAAGGTGAGTACTTGATTTTTTAGTTATACTTGATACTTGACTTATCTTAAATGATTGATGAATTTTTGGACTTATATTTAACTTGTCGAAAACAAGTCCTCGTTGTCCAAAATATATTAGTGTTCGATTACTTACTACTTATAAgtacttatatattatttagatatatttccAATTTTGTAAGTACTCAATAAATAATATCCTATTAGAGAAGGTTatgaaaatttgttttgtttattcgaTTTGGTAAAAACACGAGAATCATTTCAAGTAAAATATTTGTACCTAATACTAAAAGGAAGAAGtaacaaaatacatatattcGATATATGGTTACTTCTCAGGACTTTGGTTTTattgatttagttatcattttcGGTCGTTAAACAAGTAACGAACAATATCAAAACGAATCGTTTTTTTTGTGATATTTGTTATTTGTCTTAATACTTGCAATAGTAAAATTCAAGTACTGATTATATCGTTAACCATAGTGTTAATgctttttgttataattttctataaattacaGTTCATGAAGTACACACGCACAGAGCAAATGGATCGAACCCCAGTTTGGACCGCGTTTTGGTTTAAGCAGCAAACCGTAAACCTTCTCTAATCCGGTCCAACTTTATTTTGCACTCAATGCACAGTTTTATTGATGATCTCACACTACAAACGCAAATGAAAAGttcatatatttgttatatCCGCTCATAAGCAAACCATTTAATTTTTCTGACAAGCATTAATAATACATAAGTGATTGTTTATAGTGCTGCCTTTGAGAAGGAATGATTGATTCCGCAAATTCAACTCGTTGTGCAATGATGACCAACAACAACAAGTATATAGAGTTTGCTCAAAAACCATGGATCTTGATGTTATCCTTCTTCACAAGACCAGCCTGGTTCAACAACATTCTTAAGATCAGAATACAAGATCTTCTGCTATAAACAAACCACAAAAGTACAAAAAAACAAGAGTAACTACCTGAACAAGGAAAGTAGAGACGTTCTTCCTCTGATCACCTTGAAGCTGAATAACCTACAATTTATTGAAAAATTCTCAACTCATGATAAAGTATATACTCTAAAAGGTTCAACTTTCAAATCTAAATGTtcatctatatattaaaatttgatctTGCCAGCAAAAAGTATGCATCAGAACTAGTATTTCTTGTTTAGAAACCCACAAGAGCTAGAACAAACTTTGCCTAGTAGACAGATGTAATAAAAAGGGATCTCGAAACACACAGAGACACAGACCTGTCCTAGTTCAGAGTCCTGGACGACAGTGCCATTGCAGCAGAACTCTTTCTTAAGGTCTTTAAGGATCTTAGTATAGCTATACTCTTTCTTAAGGCCCTGGACAGTGGTCAGGCTTTTTCTACCATTACGCTGCTGAACACGTATGTGCACGTATTCCTTTGTTCCAGCTCCAGCTCCAGCGTCCTCAGCATTTGCATCAGCAAACGGATCTTAACATATcaccaacaaacaaacaataataaaattaaaattagctTCCCGAATCCAtttaacaagaacaaaaaaaaacacttttctATATTCACAACAATTTCAACCGCAAAGGTGTGTGTTTAATTCAGGTGAAAGATTTACCAAAGGCAGTGGGGACTTGAACTTCAAGATCTGACATGAACCTTGGTTGAAACAAGGGAGCAAACTCGACAAGGATGCTAGAGCCTGTGAGAAAAGGACATGAAAATTCGAATTAAGACAAGTGATTTCATTGCAGAACATGAAAGTGAAAGCTCGTGATCATCGGATCTGAAATTGATTTCGATTTTGGAGTCAactcagaaaagaaaaaaacgaaaattaagCGCGATCCATGAAGCGTATACACAAAATATTGAAGATCTTATCCAGATCAGAGAGAATAGAAATCATCTACAAAAACTCTAATCGATCCAAGAATCATGGAATTGAGtattggaaaagaaaaagggaGAGATGAATAACCTGATGTAGATGTATTAGGGTTTCGACGATTTGGATTATACGAGAGAAATGAAAACCCTATATTCTTCGGATAAAAGACAGCTTCTGTCTGGTCtgagagaggaagaagaggacaAATGACGAGAGGAAGAGCTATAAAATcgatttctcttttaatatttgCTTTTTTAAATTTAAGCAGTAATTCGGCGAGTCGGCACGGCATCTATTGGGCCTTCATAAAGACCCAGGTTGGTTCGGATTAACAAAGCCCAAATTATTGAGCTTGGTTGAAGCATTACGATTAAAGCATTCTACCGGACCAAAAAATCCAAACCG encodes:
- the LOC130506174 gene encoding protein translation factor SUI1 homolog 2-like gives rise to the protein MSDLEVQVPTAFDPFADANAEDAGAGAGTKEYVHIRVQQRNGRKSLTTVQGLKKEYSYTKILKDLKKEFCCNGTVVQDSELGQVIQLQGDQRKNVSTFLVQAGLVKKDNIKIHGF